One part of the Mariniblastus fucicola genome encodes these proteins:
- a CDS encoding translocation/assembly module TamB domain-containing protein, whose protein sequence is MESDEPEQKPKKRKLKRKILLVLLLVFVVLAAIGWSQVNSIAKSKLESQLIDAGFDSPKVGSVRVTLGGITANDVQLHVDDGVDLSFRQLAVNQSIFELARGVTPMDSVVLSGSEISLNSRDLKNDSSFSLADIDLQKIDLPASTIRLEDFQVRYFDDDGELRAQIVEATINDNAGKFQINGTAKVLDGQIAFSGEAEKSTGELSLDVQGQQLHLVDQQWQKWPGIGTSVANNLGADTVFDLDGKASGTFDDIHYSADIDTRNARIFIPKFELPIAIRSADVRISDGLVTYNSVVAAMGDADIVNGRGSTSIDGLPCRSKFEGDFTDVNVADLRKLVKDIPLSVVGTADGVVTGSVDVDESLSTTLRISANGDTKTASYGQIHANRGNVDVQIQPLVLTKDGKVVDLQGSVVVKAATKSQDVDEVLATFDLQELDRQFEFEMAGDGNVDLTIPLKSAADLRTWNLTVETVSETGNVSGMELRDLKLTASLVDGLLIFDPTTASLASEPAAKVDVNVKWPIAKKDGVLIADTGFVEVKGANVPPDEAIRFFNRQMKNAGVEYSLEPQIQSLGNSDIAGALNFSSAISLPSGIDRPIESWEVTAKLSDSKLGFEGTNLEQLSSELKIHDGILSVNGLKGQVIGGGGIEAGATLDLATSEAQNVTMTAEQFPASWLANMIIKMDAEGTFTDRTGLQPKNVTESLDGFFDAKIELDPTHDGDVLWNANAAELSVFGKPFTEIVASGNYQSVFSIRKLAAKLPGGGNAAMQGNWNAVEDTGEMKLLWEDASLEDLLDKLLSLPPSFSSTSDGELQVTFENGQPKFTGQVDLIEPRAMGGTLADHRFRIETIDNRIHFEDVETKTKDGLTVKGSFATQRPFAFDLKGRTHFMPLSTAIYDRLSGSVSSTFTLSGEAAPWKLKTSGNAKLQNLAFEQTTLSDITAKWEVDTERSIQQLNFDGLGGRARLGAKNGSPDDLIFSVDDLELAQFAAFRKLPVSLAGVVSGEAVIRDWQSPENRSIDATATSQAIKVGGVRLSRIKGTVSLSKGGRKLAYGLDSEWLDGKLEGDGSVRLDNVDNPFNAAFPLKLRLTNARLRSLSESSPALSRSALRQLEGRLSLAMDWSVTPGEYPSGTGSVTLEDAKWKNRLVSRKIYSDIGLDEGIMQLENISADLQQGEIAGRATVPLVGGASGKYELDVRNFSLERLMAVLLDDPIEATGQVNARISGRTGKTITGAGTLGLSRAGLFGVSDQSMKIPIRFSVQPSQQTATIEMPRTRFRAFRGNVNGKAKLDIGSRVRLESKLELADIDSKTLISALTGYTNTGDGKLSGRLEVSGKDIRSENDLVGTFRGQLEQSSAFSLPLLDQVSRFIGNAGSLRNDKFDSDAIDLVLSKGRVNVRQFRLQSSLASVVVLGDVFLDGRLDMEIAARVERLNQPTLLDELAGSPIARFTGPEVAFLAQAAEFLSERIVVLDVGGTTLRPHIRLSTAKQLKEEVIRYFLRGSQILPNANGLNN, encoded by the coding sequence ATGGAATCCGACGAACCAGAACAAAAGCCAAAGAAGCGAAAGCTAAAACGCAAGATCCTGTTGGTCCTGCTATTGGTGTTCGTTGTTTTGGCGGCAATTGGCTGGTCACAAGTCAACTCGATCGCGAAATCGAAACTCGAAAGCCAGCTGATCGATGCTGGCTTTGATTCACCCAAGGTTGGTTCCGTTCGAGTCACCTTGGGCGGTATCACCGCAAACGACGTGCAATTGCATGTCGATGATGGCGTGGATCTTAGTTTTCGGCAACTCGCCGTCAACCAATCGATTTTCGAACTCGCCCGCGGCGTCACGCCGATGGATTCAGTTGTGCTCAGCGGTAGCGAGATTTCGTTAAACAGCCGCGACCTGAAAAACGATTCGAGCTTTTCACTCGCCGATATCGACTTGCAGAAAATCGACCTGCCGGCGTCGACAATACGGTTGGAAGACTTTCAGGTTCGCTACTTTGATGACGACGGCGAACTACGTGCTCAGATCGTTGAAGCAACGATCAACGACAATGCCGGAAAGTTTCAGATTAATGGAACCGCGAAAGTTCTTGACGGTCAGATTGCGTTTTCAGGGGAAGCGGAAAAATCGACGGGTGAACTTTCACTGGACGTTCAAGGGCAGCAACTGCATCTCGTCGATCAACAGTGGCAGAAGTGGCCGGGGATCGGGACGTCGGTTGCCAATAACCTCGGCGCCGATACGGTGTTCGACCTCGACGGCAAAGCCAGCGGCACGTTCGACGACATTCACTACTCTGCAGATATCGACACACGCAACGCTCGAATTTTCATACCAAAATTTGAACTGCCGATCGCGATTCGATCCGCTGATGTCAGAATTAGTGACGGATTGGTAACCTACAATTCCGTCGTCGCAGCGATGGGCGATGCCGACATCGTCAATGGCCGCGGGTCGACATCGATTGACGGGTTGCCTTGTCGTTCGAAGTTCGAAGGCGACTTTACCGACGTCAACGTCGCCGACTTGCGGAAACTGGTTAAGGATATTCCCCTAAGCGTCGTTGGAACCGCCGACGGCGTTGTGACCGGATCGGTGGACGTCGACGAATCGCTCAGCACCACGCTGCGGATCTCAGCCAACGGCGATACCAAAACGGCATCTTACGGGCAAATTCATGCGAACCGTGGAAACGTTGACGTACAAATTCAACCGTTGGTTTTGACCAAAGATGGCAAAGTCGTCGATCTGCAGGGAAGCGTCGTCGTCAAAGCAGCCACCAAATCTCAGGACGTCGATGAGGTTCTCGCCACCTTCGATTTGCAGGAACTCGATCGACAATTTGAGTTCGAAATGGCGGGTGACGGAAACGTGGACTTGACCATTCCCCTGAAGTCCGCCGCAGATCTGCGAACCTGGAACCTGACTGTCGAAACCGTCTCCGAAACAGGCAACGTTAGCGGGATGGAACTGCGGGACTTGAAGTTAACCGCGTCACTTGTCGATGGCCTGTTGATCTTCGATCCAACGACGGCGAGTCTCGCCAGTGAACCAGCGGCGAAAGTTGACGTCAATGTAAAGTGGCCGATCGCGAAAAAGGACGGCGTCCTAATCGCTGACACAGGCTTCGTTGAAGTCAAAGGTGCGAATGTTCCTCCGGATGAAGCGATTCGATTTTTCAATCGACAGATGAAGAACGCCGGTGTCGAGTACAGTTTGGAGCCCCAGATTCAGTCGCTGGGAAATTCAGACATTGCTGGTGCACTCAATTTTTCGTCCGCGATTTCGCTACCGTCGGGCATCGATCGCCCCATCGAATCGTGGGAAGTGACGGCGAAGCTGTCTGATTCGAAACTTGGATTCGAGGGAACGAATCTGGAGCAGTTGAGTTCTGAACTCAAGATTCACGATGGCATTCTTTCCGTCAATGGCTTGAAAGGCCAAGTGATCGGCGGTGGTGGCATCGAAGCTGGTGCAACATTGGACCTCGCGACCAGCGAAGCTCAGAACGTCACCATGACAGCCGAACAGTTTCCGGCTTCATGGCTGGCCAACATGATCATCAAGATGGACGCTGAGGGAACATTCACGGATCGAACTGGCTTGCAGCCGAAGAATGTGACGGAGAGCTTGGATGGATTCTTCGATGCGAAAATCGAATTGGATCCGACGCATGATGGCGACGTATTGTGGAACGCGAATGCGGCAGAGCTTTCTGTTTTTGGCAAACCGTTTACAGAAATTGTCGCCTCCGGGAACTACCAATCCGTGTTCTCGATTCGGAAACTGGCCGCCAAACTTCCCGGCGGTGGCAACGCCGCGATGCAAGGCAACTGGAATGCGGTCGAAGACACCGGAGAGATGAAGCTGCTTTGGGAAGACGCCTCGCTTGAGGATTTGCTGGACAAACTGCTGTCGCTACCGCCTTCGTTCTCTTCGACATCCGATGGTGAGTTGCAAGTCACGTTCGAAAATGGACAGCCGAAGTTTACAGGCCAGGTCGACTTGATTGAGCCACGAGCGATGGGCGGAACGCTGGCCGATCATCGATTTCGAATCGAAACGATTGACAACCGAATCCATTTTGAGGACGTGGAAACGAAAACCAAAGACGGGCTGACCGTGAAAGGATCCTTTGCGACGCAGCGTCCGTTTGCGTTTGACCTTAAGGGGCGGACACATTTTATGCCACTGTCGACCGCAATTTACGACCGGTTGTCGGGGAGCGTCTCGTCGACGTTTACTCTGTCTGGAGAAGCCGCGCCGTGGAAATTGAAGACGTCGGGGAACGCAAAACTTCAGAACCTCGCGTTTGAGCAAACGACGCTCTCGGATATCACCGCGAAATGGGAGGTCGATACCGAACGCTCGATCCAGCAGTTGAATTTTGACGGATTGGGCGGTAGGGCCCGGCTTGGTGCCAAAAACGGTTCACCAGACGATTTGATTTTTTCCGTCGATGATCTGGAACTCGCCCAGTTCGCTGCATTTCGGAAACTGCCGGTAAGTCTGGCAGGCGTCGTTTCCGGAGAAGCAGTCATCCGGGATTGGCAGTCCCCCGAAAATCGATCCATCGACGCAACCGCGACCAGTCAGGCGATCAAAGTCGGTGGTGTCAGGCTGTCCCGGATCAAAGGCACGGTCTCATTGAGTAAAGGCGGGCGAAAGCTGGCGTATGGACTCGATAGCGAATGGCTCGATGGAAAACTTGAAGGCGACGGCTCCGTCCGTTTGGATAACGTCGACAATCCTTTCAACGCAGCTTTTCCCCTCAAGCTAAGGCTAACCAATGCTCGCCTGCGAAGCCTGTCTGAATCGAGTCCGGCCCTTTCGCGATCAGCCCTCCGACAACTCGAAGGGCGATTGTCGCTTGCGATGGATTGGTCGGTAACGCCTGGCGAGTATCCATCGGGAACCGGGAGCGTGACGTTGGAGGACGCCAAGTGGAAAAATCGACTGGTTAGTCGAAAAATCTACTCGGACATTGGTCTCGACGAAGGCATTATGCAACTTGAAAACATTAGCGCCGACTTGCAACAGGGAGAGATCGCAGGCCGTGCGACGGTTCCGCTGGTGGGAGGTGCATCTGGCAAGTACGAGCTGGACGTGAGAAACTTCAGCCTCGAACGATTGATGGCTGTTCTGCTGGACGATCCGATTGAAGCTACCGGGCAAGTCAATGCGAGGATTTCAGGTCGGACCGGGAAAACGATCACCGGCGCGGGAACGCTCGGTCTATCTCGAGCTGGTTTGTTCGGAGTCTCAGATCAATCAATGAAGATTCCCATACGCTTCAGCGTCCAACCATCTCAGCAAACGGCCACGATTGAAATGCCTCGAACTCGATTCCGTGCGTTTCGTGGCAACGTAAATGGCAAAGCCAAACTCGACATTGGGTCTCGCGTTCGTCTTGAGTCAAAACTTGAGCTTGCGGATATCGATTCGAAAACTCTTATCAGTGCACTTACCGGTTACACGAACACAGGCGATGGAAAACTGAGTGGTCGGCTGGAGGTTTCCGGAAAAGACATTCGATCAGAAAACGATTTGGTCGGAACATTCCGAGGTCAGCTCGAGCAGTCCAGCGCGTTCTCACTGCCGCTGCTGGATCAGGTGTCGCGTTTCATCGGCAACGCGGGTTCGCTCCGCAACGACAAATTCGATTCGGACGCGATCGATTTGGTACTCTCCAAAGGCCGCGTCAACGTGCGGCAGTTTCGATTGCAAAGTTCCCTCGCGTCGGTCGTTGTCCTCGGTGACGTTTTCCTCGACGGTCGATTGGATATGGAGATCGCGGCACGTGTTGAGCGTCTCAATCAACCGACGCTGCTCGACGAGTTGGCTGGTTCTCCGATCGCCCGCTTCACTGGGCCTGAAGTCGCATTTCTTGCCCAAGCCGCAGAGTTTCTCTCTGAGCGAATTGTGGTGCTGGATGTTGGCGGCACGACGTTGCGTCCGCATATCCGCCTGAGCACGGCAAAACAGCTGAAAGAAGAGGTTATTCGATACTTCTTACGCGGCAGTCAAATCTTGCCAAACGCGAACGGCCTGAACAATTAG
- a CDS encoding TQO small subunit DoxD has protein sequence MFSHFSRFNLFLIFLAIIALRLVVGFHFYKEGVTKLQDGFDAQYFLKGAKGPFADFFLSMTDDANGRMQLGITETLDDKGKTDFLINNERTIAVWDDFVEQATNYYAFGSPELIAEIQAEIKDYEKLAAGEDDSASRARSQIQELEAQIDEIEEQPWQVAEALEAHEAELEDWTMANRVAVLAWYRGGTRLEGFERDGEDRDKVALDVASLRGQVDSIQKDRVKEMTKWKTEVAQIWDSLETRINSIPVARQERETGSLPLHRPYAQKNSRHDLVNKVIPWFDITVGVLLILGLFTRWASLAAAAFLFSVLLTQPFWVPGAAPTHYQAIEMFACLVLFATSAGRFGGLDYFFSLGKRPADTPEPAMLGH, from the coding sequence TTGTTCTCTCATTTTTCACGCTTCAATCTGTTCCTGATTTTCCTCGCGATCATCGCTTTGCGTTTGGTCGTTGGTTTCCACTTTTACAAGGAGGGTGTCACAAAACTGCAAGACGGTTTTGACGCGCAGTATTTCCTAAAAGGTGCCAAGGGGCCCTTCGCCGACTTCTTCCTGTCCATGACTGACGACGCCAACGGACGGATGCAGCTGGGCATCACAGAAACGCTGGACGATAAAGGGAAAACTGACTTCCTGATTAACAATGAGCGAACGATTGCCGTTTGGGATGACTTTGTCGAACAGGCAACCAACTACTACGCGTTCGGAAGTCCCGAATTGATCGCTGAGATTCAGGCGGAGATCAAGGACTACGAAAAACTGGCTGCTGGAGAGGACGATTCAGCATCGCGAGCTCGAAGTCAGATTCAGGAGTTGGAGGCGCAGATTGACGAAATCGAAGAGCAGCCGTGGCAAGTCGCCGAAGCTTTGGAAGCTCACGAAGCCGAGTTGGAAGACTGGACGATGGCAAACCGAGTTGCTGTTCTGGCTTGGTACCGAGGTGGAACACGTCTGGAAGGTTTCGAACGCGATGGCGAGGATCGAGACAAGGTTGCTCTCGATGTTGCCTCCCTACGAGGTCAGGTCGATTCGATCCAGAAAGACCGTGTCAAAGAAATGACCAAGTGGAAAACGGAAGTTGCTCAGATTTGGGATTCTCTTGAAACACGCATCAACTCAATACCGGTTGCCCGGCAAGAACGCGAAACTGGATCACTCCCTTTGCATCGTCCTTACGCTCAGAAGAATTCAAGACACGATCTGGTTAACAAAGTCATCCCCTGGTTCGACATCACCGTTGGAGTGCTGCTAATCCTCGGCTTGTTTACTCGCTGGGCTTCTCTTGCGGCCGCCGCATTCCTGTTCTCAGTTTTGCTGACTCAGCCGTTCTGGGTCCCGGGGGCAGCACCGACGCACTATCAAGCCATCGAGATGTTTGCCTGTCTGGTGCTGTTTGCGACCAGCGCCGGACGCTTTGGTGGACTGGATTACTTCTTCAGTCTTGGCAAACGACCGGCAGACACGCCTGAGCCGGCCATGCTCGGACACTAG
- a CDS encoding Gfo/Idh/MocA family protein, with product MNSLSAEERANGSDNYYSSLSEFDRLNRRDFIRNTLAIGGATAVGAGAMYFGYQKPINPVRVCVIGTGDEGNVLIGAINPDYVQVTAICDMRPSSIHRAFHGDWSSENAKRVRKGLMDVYGWDTEEEARKHVREYSDWKEAVQDPNIDGVIIATPLFLHAPIAIAAMQNGKHVLCEKLMAHNVAECKLMTRQARMKGEERFLSIGHQRHYSILYDNAVNLIKWGLLGEIHSIRAQWHRNNAPGRDSWSLPIPGGETTVAGKEIDRIANDLKKLTAAFNDPATSASERKKLGKKVAQWMKLDADQSIDAKKYGYVDNKEVYRDRTRTAMEELIRWRLWDRTGGGLMAELGSHQLDAASIFIAALSQEKGKHVHPLTVHAVGGRHTAPMDRDAADHVYCTFEYPGQGYDYDFDVGYYDQVNNYGYKFDPRSGKHIGGEIPGYEQDNNKKVVVTYSSINGNGFGGYGEVVMGTKGTMILDKEKEVLVYPSAGTSYKTRAKKQKGGAVVLDTTQSGDAAPAQAAQGAGVVSRGYKEEIEHWAWCISTGDHENQPRCNGEVALADACVALTARQAIKNSQKKGGHGFIQFQPEWFDVNEDAVPESTSIEETKKTFAMARKKLGLA from the coding sequence ATGAATAGCCTTTCCGCAGAAGAACGCGCAAACGGAAGCGACAACTACTATTCGTCGCTTTCGGAATTCGATCGACTCAATCGTCGTGACTTTATTCGCAACACATTGGCCATCGGTGGAGCGACCGCAGTCGGTGCCGGAGCCATGTACTTTGGCTACCAGAAACCAATCAATCCTGTTCGCGTGTGCGTCATTGGAACGGGCGACGAGGGCAACGTTCTGATCGGCGCCATCAACCCGGACTACGTTCAGGTGACTGCGATCTGCGACATGCGTCCTTCGTCAATTCATCGCGCCTTCCACGGCGATTGGTCTTCTGAAAACGCAAAACGCGTTCGTAAAGGCTTGATGGATGTCTACGGTTGGGATACCGAAGAGGAAGCTCGCAAACACGTTCGCGAGTACTCGGACTGGAAAGAAGCCGTTCAGGATCCCAACATTGACGGCGTGATCATCGCGACGCCACTGTTTTTGCATGCTCCGATAGCGATCGCTGCGATGCAAAACGGAAAGCACGTACTTTGTGAAAAGCTGATGGCTCATAACGTTGCCGAGTGCAAGTTGATGACTCGTCAGGCACGAATGAAGGGCGAGGAACGGTTTCTTTCAATCGGTCACCAGCGTCACTACAGCATCCTCTACGACAACGCGGTCAATCTGATCAAGTGGGGACTGCTCGGTGAAATTCACTCAATCCGTGCCCAATGGCACCGCAACAATGCTCCAGGCCGTGACTCCTGGTCGCTTCCAATCCCCGGTGGTGAGACAACGGTTGCCGGTAAGGAGATTGACAGAATCGCTAACGATCTGAAGAAGTTGACGGCGGCGTTCAACGATCCGGCCACAAGCGCTTCGGAGCGCAAGAAGCTTGGCAAGAAAGTGGCTCAGTGGATGAAGCTGGATGCGGACCAGTCTATCGACGCCAAAAAGTACGGCTACGTGGATAACAAAGAGGTCTACCGAGATCGCACCCGAACGGCGATGGAAGAGCTGATTCGTTGGCGGCTGTGGGACCGTACGGGCGGTGGTTTGATGGCGGAACTTGGAAGCCATCAACTCGATGCGGCCAGTATTTTCATCGCAGCATTGTCTCAGGAAAAAGGCAAACACGTTCACCCGTTGACGGTTCACGCGGTTGGCGGTCGGCATACCGCGCCGATGGATCGCGATGCGGCGGATCACGTTTATTGCACGTTTGAGTATCCTGGTCAGGGCTACGACTACGATTTCGATGTTGGTTACTACGATCAGGTGAACAACTACGGATACAAGTTCGACCCAAGATCTGGAAAGCATATCGGTGGCGAGATTCCTGGCTATGAACAGGACAACAACAAGAAGGTCGTCGTAACTTACTCGTCCATCAACGGCAACGGTTTCGGCGGCTATGGCGAAGTCGTGATGGGCACCAAGGGAACGATGATTCTGGACAAAGAAAAAGAAGTCCTGGTTTATCCTTCTGCGGGCACGTCTTACAAGACGCGTGCCAAGAAGCAAAAAGGCGGCGCCGTCGTCCTCGACACGACTCAATCCGGTGACGCGGCACCAGCACAGGCTGCTCAGGGAGCAGGCGTTGTCAGTCGCGGATACAAGGAAGAGATTGAGCACTGGGCCTGGTGTATCAGCACGGGCGATCACGAAAATCAACCTCGCTGTAATGGCGAAGTTGCGTTGGCGGATGCTTGTGTGGCATTAACGGCTCGTCAAGCGATCAAAAACTCTCAGAAGAAAGGCGGACACGGGTTCATCCAGTTCCAGCCTGAGTGGTTTGACGTCAACGAAGATGCCGTTCCGGAGTCGACTTCGATTGAGGAAACGAAGAAGACGTTTGCGATGGCCAGGAAGAAGCTCGGTTTGGCATAA
- a CDS encoding polysaccharide biosynthesis/export family protein: protein MLRKKTISLQSPAVGCLVILIALALVGSTGCSTLSSLGIPVGRPGNRLLDRAKEISEAPGQSFLIQKELAIAPLAGYNVEISDTVSVEPVSFDASIRLPGDQVVKPDGTISLGEFGSYQANGKTVELMQLEIQAHIDQKLRSEMEVEYAKSEAEIEASSRESGDIETLDFEPAVDSVIENGDASDAADKLELDAERDKREAVRRDRARKEFERRLDEKLKQNRVSVRLTNWDSKKIYVLGEVNSPGSFLYIGNETVLDALIEAGGVTTSSNRHNIIVSRPSSCGECRTVMKICYDQIVQLGDASTNYQLLPGDRVFVPSMTFMDDLKQTFNPQGNQKCPRCAGCDVGCDLPQGCE from the coding sequence ATGCTTCGCAAAAAAACTATATCGCTGCAAAGCCCCGCTGTTGGATGCCTTGTGATTCTGATCGCACTTGCCTTGGTAGGCTCAACAGGATGCTCAACGCTTTCTTCGCTCGGAATCCCTGTGGGTCGCCCAGGCAATCGGCTGTTAGATCGAGCCAAAGAGATCAGCGAAGCTCCGGGGCAAAGTTTTCTGATTCAAAAAGAATTGGCAATCGCGCCGCTCGCCGGCTACAACGTCGAGATCTCGGACACCGTTTCGGTTGAGCCAGTCAGTTTCGATGCATCGATACGTTTGCCGGGCGATCAAGTCGTCAAACCAGACGGCACGATTTCTCTTGGAGAATTTGGTAGCTATCAAGCCAACGGGAAAACTGTTGAGCTGATGCAGCTTGAGATTCAGGCTCACATCGATCAAAAACTGCGATCTGAGATGGAAGTTGAATACGCTAAATCGGAAGCGGAGATTGAGGCATCGAGCCGTGAAAGCGGCGATATCGAAACGCTTGACTTCGAGCCCGCTGTGGATTCCGTCATAGAAAACGGTGACGCATCTGACGCTGCAGACAAGCTTGAGCTGGACGCAGAGCGCGACAAACGCGAAGCAGTCCGAAGAGATCGAGCCCGCAAAGAGTTCGAACGACGGCTGGATGAGAAACTGAAGCAGAATCGGGTCAGCGTCCGTTTGACCAACTGGGACAGCAAAAAGATTTACGTTTTGGGTGAAGTGAACTCTCCCGGCTCGTTTCTCTACATCGGAAACGAGACGGTTCTTGATGCACTAATCGAAGCCGGCGGGGTCACGACCTCCTCAAATCGCCACAACATAATTGTCAGCCGACCTTCATCCTGTGGTGAATGTCGTACCGTGATGAAAATTTGCTATGACCAGATCGTTCAACTGGGCGACGCGTCGACAAACTATCAGCTGCTTCCGGGCGACCGGGTTTTCGTCCCTTCGATGACTTTCATGGATGACTTGAAGCAGACTTTCAATCCGCAAGGCAATCAAAAATGCCCGAGATGCGCCGGTTGCGACGTCGGATGCGACCTCCCGCAGGGCTGTGAATAG